The following proteins come from a genomic window of Streptomyces liliiviolaceus:
- a CDS encoding beta-glucosidase: MAGTRPTPADQAREAVVEAALARLDLDTKARLLAGQDMWSLPELPGIGLRSLVMSDGPIGVRGVRWSADDPSIALPSPTALAATWDPALARRAGRLLAQEARRKGVHVLLAPTVNLHRSPLGGRHFEAYSEDPYLTGRIGTGYVTGVQEGGVGTTVKHFVANDAETDRFTVNNVVSPRALRELYLAPFEAIVENAHPWGIMTAYNSVNGSTMSEHRYLVEEVLRGEWGFDGFNVSDWMAARSTVGAIEGGLDVAMPGPVTVYGDKLAAAVRSGETDEAKVDEAVRNVLRLAARVGILEGAEPVVTDLPETVDGESLAREIARRAFVLVRNEGALPVPAGHSVALIGAAARDARVLGGGSATVFPAHVVSPLDGLTAALPEGTLTYALGADPSQELAAADKGFELRAVCRDTGGEVIGTRSAPSGHIQWMGDDLPDGVTHDRLDSVELTGTFTPRESGPHRFGIKGLGAFTLTIDGTEHFSGVQSTDLDDPFVTFFGDPVERATVDLTAGRAYDVSLRHTVVVPDDVPMRVISFTLAHQEPARDADELIAEAVAAARAADTAIVVVATTERVESEGFDRADLRLPGRQDDLVHAVAAANPNTVVVVNSGSPVELPWRDEVGAVLLGWFPGQEGGAALADVLTGAHEPGGRLPTTWGPLDSAPVTRVTPTDGELPYTEDVFIGYRAWEKEHRTPTYAFGHGLGYTDWTYDEIDVTGTTVTVRVTNTGTRPGRETIQLYLAPTDPTPDRPARWLAGFANVEAAPGESARTSIDLPARAFEIWDEKSDTWTPVKGTYEIEASHSLMDTRLRATCVF, translated from the coding sequence ATGGCAGGAACGCGGCCCACCCCGGCCGATCAGGCGCGTGAGGCGGTGGTCGAGGCGGCTCTCGCCCGTCTCGACCTGGACACCAAGGCGCGACTGCTCGCCGGACAGGACATGTGGTCCCTGCCCGAGCTGCCCGGGATCGGGCTCAGGTCACTGGTCATGTCCGACGGCCCGATCGGCGTCCGGGGCGTGCGCTGGAGTGCCGACGACCCGTCCATCGCCCTGCCGTCCCCGACCGCGCTTGCCGCCACCTGGGACCCCGCCCTGGCCCGCCGGGCCGGCCGGCTCCTCGCCCAGGAGGCCCGCCGCAAGGGCGTCCACGTCCTGCTCGCCCCCACGGTCAACCTGCACCGCTCCCCGCTCGGCGGCCGGCACTTCGAGGCGTACAGCGAGGACCCGTACCTCACCGGCCGGATCGGCACCGGATACGTGACCGGTGTGCAGGAGGGCGGGGTGGGCACCACCGTCAAGCACTTCGTCGCCAACGACGCCGAGACCGACCGCTTCACCGTGAACAACGTGGTCTCCCCGCGCGCCCTGCGCGAGCTGTACCTGGCCCCCTTCGAGGCCATCGTCGAGAACGCCCACCCCTGGGGCATCATGACCGCCTACAACTCGGTCAACGGCAGCACGATGAGCGAGCACCGGTACCTCGTCGAGGAGGTCCTGCGCGGCGAGTGGGGCTTCGACGGCTTCAACGTCTCCGACTGGATGGCCGCCCGTTCCACCGTCGGCGCCATCGAGGGCGGCCTGGACGTCGCGATGCCCGGCCCGGTCACCGTGTACGGCGACAAGCTCGCCGCCGCCGTCCGCTCCGGCGAGACCGACGAGGCCAAGGTCGACGAGGCCGTGCGCAACGTCCTGCGTCTCGCCGCCCGCGTAGGCATCCTGGAAGGCGCGGAACCGGTCGTCACCGACCTGCCCGAGACGGTGGACGGCGAGTCCCTGGCCCGCGAGATCGCCCGCCGCGCCTTCGTCCTCGTACGCAACGAAGGCGCCCTTCCCGTCCCCGCCGGGCACTCGGTCGCGCTCATCGGCGCCGCCGCCCGTGACGCCCGCGTCCTCGGCGGCGGCTCCGCGACCGTCTTCCCCGCCCATGTCGTCTCCCCGCTCGACGGCCTCACCGCCGCCCTCCCCGAGGGCACGCTGACGTACGCGCTCGGCGCCGACCCGAGCCAGGAACTGGCCGCCGCCGACAAGGGGTTCGAGCTGCGCGCGGTCTGCCGCGACACCGGGGGCGAGGTCATCGGTACGCGCTCCGCGCCCAGCGGCCACATCCAGTGGATGGGCGACGACCTGCCCGACGGCGTCACCCACGACCGCCTCGACAGCGTCGAACTGACCGGCACCTTCACCCCGCGCGAGAGCGGCCCGCACAGGTTCGGGATCAAGGGGCTCGGCGCGTTCACGCTCACGATCGACGGCACGGAGCACTTCTCCGGCGTCCAGAGCACCGACCTGGACGACCCGTTCGTGACGTTCTTCGGCGACCCCGTCGAGCGCGCCACGGTGGACCTGACCGCGGGCCGCGCCTACGACGTCTCCCTGCGCCACACCGTCGTCGTCCCCGACGACGTGCCCATGCGGGTCATCAGCTTCACGCTCGCCCACCAGGAGCCCGCGCGCGACGCCGACGAGCTGATCGCGGAGGCCGTCGCGGCGGCCCGCGCCGCCGACACGGCGATCGTCGTGGTCGCCACCACCGAACGCGTCGAGTCCGAGGGCTTCGACCGCGCGGACCTCCGGCTCCCGGGCCGCCAGGACGACCTGGTCCACGCGGTCGCCGCCGCCAACCCGAACACCGTCGTGGTCGTCAACTCCGGCTCCCCGGTGGAACTGCCGTGGCGCGACGAGGTCGGCGCGGTCCTGCTCGGCTGGTTCCCGGGCCAGGAGGGCGGCGCGGCCCTCGCGGACGTCCTCACCGGCGCCCACGAGCCCGGCGGCCGGCTCCCCACCACCTGGGGCCCGCTGGACTCCGCCCCGGTCACGAGGGTCACCCCCACCGACGGCGAACTCCCCTACACCGAGGACGTGTTCATCGGCTACCGGGCCTGGGAGAAGGAGCACCGTACCCCGACGTACGCCTTCGGCCACGGCCTCGGCTACACGGACTGGACGTACGACGAGATCGACGTGACGGGCACGACGGTCACGGTCCGCGTCACCAACACGGGCACCCGCCCCGGCCGCGAGACGATCCAGCTCTACCTCGCCCCGACGGACCCCACCCCCGACCGCCCCGCGCGCTGGCTGGCGGGCTTCGCGAACGTCGAGGCCGCCCCGGGCGAGTCGGCCCGCACGAGCATCGACCTCCCGGCCCGGGCCTTCGAGATCTGGGACGAGAAGTCCGACACGTGGACACCGGTGAAGGGCACGTACGAGATCGAGGCGTCCCACAGCCTCATGGACACCAGGCTGAGGGCAACCTGTGTCTTTTAG
- a CDS encoding SGNH/GDSL hydrolase family protein, producing MRNRGHRSRGLVAAVVAALVGIAGLTGCDAVGGSSSGPTGSDAQSRKPSPKPTPDWDRSPRSLAAVGDSITRGFDACSVLTDCPEVSWATGTDTKVKSLAVRLLGRTGASQRSWNYAVTGSRMADLPGQIAQAAAKKPQLVTVMAGANDACRSSVSAMTTVADFRTHFEDALSTLRSALPKTQVYVSSVPDLKRLWSQGRTNPMGKQIWKLGICPSMLGDADSLSAAATTRRDRVQDRVESYNTVLEEVCAKDRRCRFDGGAVFEYRFGTAQLSHWDWFHPSVDGQARLAEMAYGVVTSRTPSK from the coding sequence ATGCGGAACCGTGGTCACCGTTCGCGGGGCCTGGTCGCGGCCGTCGTGGCGGCTCTTGTCGGCATCGCGGGACTGACCGGATGCGACGCGGTGGGCGGCAGTTCCTCCGGACCGACGGGCTCCGACGCGCAGAGCAGAAAACCTTCACCGAAACCCACCCCGGACTGGGACCGCAGCCCGCGTTCGCTGGCCGCCGTCGGTGACTCGATCACCCGCGGGTTCGACGCCTGCTCGGTGCTGACCGACTGCCCCGAGGTCTCGTGGGCGACCGGCACCGACACGAAGGTGAAGAGCCTCGCGGTACGGCTCCTGGGCAGGACAGGCGCCTCGCAGCGCAGCTGGAACTACGCCGTGACCGGCTCCCGCATGGCCGACCTGCCCGGTCAGATCGCGCAGGCAGCGGCGAAGAAGCCCCAGTTGGTCACGGTGATGGCCGGCGCGAACGACGCCTGCCGTTCGTCGGTGTCCGCGATGACGACGGTCGCGGACTTCCGCACCCACTTCGAGGACGCGCTGAGCACGCTGCGGTCGGCCCTGCCGAAGACCCAGGTGTACGTGTCGAGCGTGCCCGATCTGAAGCGGCTGTGGTCGCAGGGGCGGACGAATCCGATGGGCAAGCAGATCTGGAAGCTGGGGATCTGTCCTTCGATGCTCGGTGACGCGGACTCGCTGAGTGCGGCGGCGACGACGCGGCGGGATCGGGTGCAGGACCGGGTCGAGTCGTACAACACGGTTCTGGAAGAGGTGTGCGCGAAGGACCGGCGGTGCCGGTTCGACGGCGGGGCGGTCTTCGAGTACCGGTTCGGGACCGCGCAGTTGAGTCACTGGGACTGGTTCCATCCGAGCGTGGACGGGCAGGCGCGGCTGGCGGAGATGGCGTACGGGGTTGTTACGTCCCGTACGCCATCGAAGTGA
- a CDS encoding DUF3145 domain-containing protein produces MTTRGVLYVHSAPRALCPHVEWAVAGVLGTRVSLDWIRQPASPGTWRSEFSWKGEVGTASKLASALRGWQMLRFEVTAEPCATAEGERYSCTPDLGIFHAVTGIHGDILIPEDRLRAALARSQQGETHLESELTRLLGKPWDDELEPFRYAGEGAPVRWLHQVV; encoded by the coding sequence GTGACGACACGTGGAGTTCTCTACGTGCACTCCGCGCCGCGTGCGCTGTGCCCGCACGTCGAGTGGGCGGTCGCGGGCGTGCTCGGCACGCGGGTCAGCCTCGACTGGATCCGGCAGCCCGCCTCGCCGGGCACCTGGAGATCCGAGTTCTCCTGGAAGGGCGAGGTCGGTACGGCCTCCAAGCTCGCCTCGGCGCTGCGCGGCTGGCAGATGCTGCGCTTCGAGGTGACCGCCGAGCCGTGCGCGACCGCCGAGGGCGAGCGCTACAGCTGCACCCCTGATCTGGGCATCTTCCACGCGGTGACCGGCATCCATGGCGACATCCTGATCCCCGAGGACCGCCTGCGCGCCGCCCTGGCCCGCTCCCAGCAGGGCGAGACCCACCTGGAGTCGGAACTCACCCGCCTCCTCGGCAAGCCCTGGGACGACGAACTGGAACCCTTCCGCTACGCAGGAGAGGGCGCCCCGGTCCGCTGGCTCCACCAGGTGGTCTAG
- a CDS encoding beta-ketoacyl-[acyl-carrier-protein] synthase family protein, giving the protein MSPTNRTVVVTGIGATTPLGGDAASTWEGLVAGRSGVRPLEQDWAADQAVRIAAQIAVEPGEVIPRPQARRLDRSAQFALIAAKEAWADAGFTDKAGAEASDAAEQGAAVDPDRLGAVIASGIGGVTTLLDQYDVLKEKGVRRVSPHTVPMLMPNGPSANVGLYVGARAGVHTPVSACASGAEAIGYAIEMIRTGRADVVVAGGTEAAIHPLPIAAFGNMMAMSKNNDDPQGASRPYDIGRDGFVLGEGAGVLVLESAEHAAKRGARVYAEAVGQGISSDGHDIVQPEPEGRGIAAALQHLLDSTDLNPAEIVHVNAHATSTPAGDVAELKALRKVFGDDADHFAVSGTKSMTGHLLGGAGGVESVATVLALYNRIAPPTINVENLDPEAEATADIVRGEARKLPVEGRIAALNDSFGFGGHNVVLAFRTV; this is encoded by the coding sequence GTGAGCCCGACCAATCGCACCGTGGTCGTCACCGGTATCGGCGCAACCACACCGCTGGGTGGCGACGCAGCCTCTACCTGGGAGGGCCTGGTCGCCGGACGTTCCGGCGTCCGCCCTCTGGAGCAGGACTGGGCCGCCGACCAGGCGGTCCGTATCGCGGCACAGATCGCCGTGGAGCCGGGCGAGGTCATCCCCCGCCCGCAGGCCCGCCGCCTCGACCGCTCGGCGCAGTTCGCGCTGATCGCGGCCAAGGAGGCCTGGGCCGACGCAGGCTTCACCGACAAGGCGGGCGCCGAGGCCTCGGACGCCGCCGAGCAGGGCGCGGCCGTCGACCCCGACCGGCTCGGCGCGGTCATCGCCTCCGGCATCGGTGGCGTCACCACCCTGCTCGACCAGTACGACGTGCTGAAGGAGAAGGGCGTACGCCGCGTCTCCCCGCACACCGTCCCCATGCTCATGCCGAACGGCCCCTCGGCCAACGTGGGTCTGTACGTCGGCGCCCGCGCCGGTGTGCACACCCCGGTCTCCGCCTGCGCCTCGGGCGCCGAGGCCATCGGCTACGCCATCGAGATGATCCGCACCGGCCGCGCCGACGTCGTCGTCGCCGGTGGCACGGAGGCGGCCATCCACCCGCTGCCCATCGCCGCGTTCGGCAACATGATGGCGATGTCCAAGAACAACGACGACCCGCAGGGCGCCTCGCGTCCCTACGACATCGGCCGTGACGGCTTCGTCCTCGGCGAGGGCGCCGGCGTCCTGGTCCTGGAGTCCGCCGAGCACGCCGCCAAGCGCGGGGCCCGTGTCTACGCGGAAGCGGTCGGCCAGGGCATCTCCTCCGACGGCCACGACATCGTGCAGCCGGAGCCGGAGGGCCGCGGTATCGCGGCCGCGCTGCAGCACCTGCTCGACAGCACCGACCTGAACCCGGCGGAGATCGTGCACGTCAACGCGCACGCGACCTCCACGCCGGCCGGTGACGTGGCCGAGCTGAAGGCACTGCGGAAGGTCTTCGGCGACGACGCCGACCACTTCGCCGTGTCCGGTACGAAGTCCATGACCGGGCATCTGCTCGGTGGCGCGGGCGGGGTGGAGTCGGTGGCCACGGTGCTGGCGCTCTACAACCGGATCGCTCCGCCGACCATCAATGTCGAGAACCTCGACCCCGAGGCGGAGGCCACCGCGGACATCGTTCGCGGGGAGGCCCGGAAGCTGCCCGTCGAGGGGCGGATCGCCGCGCTGAACGATTCGTTCGGGTTCGGTGGGCACAACGTGGTTCTTGCGTTCCGCACGGTTTGA
- a CDS encoding acyl carrier protein: MAATQEEIVAGLADIVNEIAGIPVEDVQLEKSFTDDLDVDSLSMVEVVVAAEERFDVKIPDDDVKNLKTVGDATEYILKHQG, translated from the coding sequence TCAGGAAGAGATCGTCGCCGGTCTCGCCGACATCGTGAACGAGATCGCCGGCATCCCGGTCGAGGACGTCCAGCTGGAGAAGTCCTTCACCGACGACCTCGACGTCGACTCGCTGTCCATGGTCGAGGTCGTCGTCGCCGCCGAAGAGCGCTTCGACGTCAAGATCCCCGACGACGACGTCAAGAACCTCAAGACGGTCGGCGACGCGACCGAGTACATCCTCAAGCACCAGGGCTGA